A region from the Rhodocyclaceae bacterium genome encodes:
- a CDS encoding DUF4198 domain-containing protein: MAVSIGQACAHGVWMAQRSGEMAVVYGHGAEDLDMIRRFERIREVSAFDASGAAVKSGLRKTDHLVLFDLAAKPSVLALVLDNGFWSRQADGKWVNKGRDEVPDAKESGRYIKYAVRLTGPMKSPLGPIPGQVLQVVPVKPTLPQHLNEQMTVRVLFNGRPVAGASVIRDYVNDPEAKPAITGKDGLFTFRVRNQGLNVIAASYDAPPEDPAKATKNGLHATLSFALEHGPE, encoded by the coding sequence ATGGCTGTTTCGATCGGGCAGGCCTGTGCCCACGGCGTATGGATGGCGCAGCGCTCTGGCGAGATGGCGGTGGTGTACGGCCACGGCGCCGAAGACCTGGACATGATCCGGCGCTTCGAGCGCATCCGCGAGGTGTCCGCGTTCGACGCCTCGGGAGCGGCGGTCAAGTCAGGCCTGCGCAAGACCGACCACCTCGTGCTGTTCGACCTTGCTGCGAAGCCGTCCGTGCTTGCGCTGGTGCTCGACAACGGCTTCTGGAGCCGGCAGGCAGACGGCAAATGGGTGAACAAGGGCCGGGACGAGGTGCCCGATGCGAAGGAAAGCGGTCGCTACATCAAGTATGCAGTGCGCCTGACCGGGCCCATGAAGTCGCCGCTCGGGCCCATCCCCGGACAGGTGCTGCAGGTGGTGCCCGTCAAGCCGACATTGCCGCAGCACCTCAACGAGCAGATGACCGTACGCGTGCTGTTCAATGGCAGGCCGGTGGCTGGCGCGAGCGTGATTCGTGACTACGTGAACGACCCAGAGGCGAAGCCTGCGATCACCGGCAAGGACGGGCTGTTCACCTTCCGCGTGCGCAACCAGGGCCTGAACGTCATCGCTGCGAGCTACGACGCGCCGCCCGAAGACCCTGCAAAGGCCACGAAGAACGGTCTGCACGCCACGCTTTCCTTCGCGCTGGAGCACGGTCCGGAGTAG